The Brevibacillus brevis genome contains a region encoding:
- a CDS encoding C39 family peptidase, whose protein sequence is MGLGSKWKRIRYILAVITLFELSFFGMFYARKQHITIDQLVEVIKGLPQAEVAQNKLGTKKNEIDDVPYLLFKEGQFFQGFKSLPEAIHFAKSLPFSVTIRTKNQVTVWGKRPGDIYKDHVDAPFVSQHPELPRGCEVTALAMLLQYYGFQVNKMELAAEITKDRTSLTYDQSGQMFWGNPYKGFVGDMYDRSKPGFGVFHTPIEKLAQKYAGSRVVNYSGLSFDDILHVVKNGKPIWVIVNTKYKKVDTRLVQWMTKDGPISTTWHQHSVLLTGVDQEYVYFNDPSLTSGKNIKKRKDAFEQAWIQMGKQAIGIGDLVTRGDRH, encoded by the coding sequence ATGGGCCTCGGTAGTAAATGGAAGAGGATAAGATACATCTTAGCGGTAATCACTTTATTTGAATTAAGTTTCTTCGGAATGTTTTATGCAAGAAAACAACATATCACCATCGATCAGCTTGTTGAGGTTATCAAGGGTTTACCCCAGGCTGAAGTGGCACAAAATAAATTAGGAACGAAAAAGAACGAAATAGATGATGTCCCTTATTTACTTTTCAAAGAAGGACAGTTTTTTCAAGGGTTTAAAAGCTTACCCGAAGCCATTCACTTTGCGAAATCATTGCCGTTTTCTGTAACAATAAGAACCAAAAATCAAGTGACCGTCTGGGGAAAACGACCCGGCGATATTTATAAAGACCATGTTGACGCCCCTTTTGTAAGTCAGCATCCAGAGTTACCACGTGGTTGCGAAGTTACGGCTTTAGCTATGTTATTGCAATACTACGGTTTTCAGGTAAATAAAATGGAGCTTGCCGCAGAAATCACGAAAGATAGAACCTCTTTAACATATGATCAGAGTGGTCAAATGTTTTGGGGGAATCCTTATAAGGGTTTTGTTGGCGATATGTATGATAGGAGCAAACCTGGGTTCGGAGTTTTTCATACTCCTATTGAAAAATTAGCTCAAAAGTACGCAGGAAGTCGAGTAGTCAATTATTCAGGTTTGTCATTTGATGATATTTTACACGTTGTGAAAAATGGAAAACCGATTTGGGTAATCGTTAATACCAAATATAAAAAAGTTGATACAAGGTTAGTCCAGTGGATGACGAAAGACGGACCTATTTCAACTACTTGGCATCAGCATTCCGTTCTTTTAACGGGTGTTGATCAAGAATATGTTTATTTTAACGATCCAAGTTTAACATCGGGTAAAAACATAAAAAAAAGAAAAGATGCGTTTGAACAGGCATGGATTCAAATGGGTAAGCAAGCAATAGGTATTGGCGATTTGGTAACAAGAGGAGATAGACACTAA
- a CDS encoding cadmium resistance transporter: MSITLILSAIGTFIVTNIDDIFVLMIFFAQIEKVRHAQVVLGQYLGFGILVILSLLGAFGFTFLPPEWAGFLGLIPIFLGIRMFLKKEEEDEAEEALEKLGDVKAEPSNNRLFGPLTGKVAAITFANGGDNLGIYIPYFTSQGNASLLYIAIVFLVMVAVWCFLGYRLASFPTILKMLQKYGSVIVPLVFIALGVSIMLHGDSFEYLMRLFG; this comes from the coding sequence ATGTCGATCACGTTGATTCTTAGTGCGATTGGAACATTCATCGTTACAAACATTGACGATATTTTTGTGCTCATGATCTTTTTCGCCCAGATTGAGAAAGTACGTCATGCCCAAGTTGTTCTTGGTCAATACCTTGGATTTGGGATTCTGGTCATACTGAGCTTACTTGGAGCCTTCGGCTTTACGTTTCTGCCACCGGAGTGGGCCGGCTTCCTCGGGCTGATACCCATTTTTCTCGGTATTCGCATGTTCCTGAAAAAAGAGGAAGAAGATGAGGCGGAAGAGGCGCTTGAGAAATTGGGCGATGTAAAGGCTGAGCCCTCGAACAATCGTTTGTTTGGACCACTAACCGGTAAAGTGGCTGCGATTACCTTTGCAAACGGGGGGGATAACCTTGGGATTTACATTCCTTATTTTACGAGCCAGGGTAATGCCTCCCTGTTATACATCGCGATAGTCTTCCTTGTCATGGTCGCGGTCTGGTGTTTCCTGGGTTATCGCCTCGCAAGTTTTCCGACCATCTTAAAGATGTTGCAGAAATACGGAAGTGTCATCGTGCCGCTGGTTTTTATCGCCTTAGGCGTTTCGATTATGCTGCACGGTGATTCATTTGAATATCTGATGAGGCTGTTTGGGTAA
- a CDS encoding cytochrome c biogenesis CcdA family protein, which yields MDSNVSLLLAFGAGLLSFISPCCLPLYPSFLSYITGITAEEVKKGPLVFRRQAMFHTLFFITGFSIVFVALGLSTSLLGSLFSDYQELVRQIGGILLVLLGLIMVGFFKTEMLMKSWKIEVKNRPLGYFGSVIVGVTYAAGWTPCVGPILSSIIVLGVTNPTNAIYYTLAYTLGFAIPFFLMTFFISKINAIAKYSERFMKIGGAFMILFGILLYTNKMTDITVFLIRLYGGFTGF from the coding sequence GTGGATTCAAATGTTTCGTTGTTGCTTGCGTTTGGGGCGGGCTTACTGTCATTTATTTCCCCATGCTGTCTACCATTGTATCCATCTTTTTTATCGTACATCACAGGTATTACGGCTGAGGAGGTAAAAAAGGGGCCGCTGGTATTCAGACGTCAAGCTATGTTCCATACCCTGTTTTTTATCACAGGGTTCTCCATTGTATTTGTTGCGCTTGGTTTATCTACCTCGTTACTAGGAAGTCTGTTTTCGGACTATCAGGAATTAGTAAGACAAATTGGCGGCATTCTTTTAGTCTTGTTGGGTCTGATCATGGTGGGCTTTTTTAAAACGGAAATGCTGATGAAAAGTTGGAAGATTGAAGTAAAGAATCGGCCGTTGGGTTATTTTGGTTCCGTTATCGTTGGGGTAACCTATGCCGCAGGTTGGACACCGTGTGTGGGTCCTATCTTATCCTCGATCATTGTACTGGGGGTAACAAATCCAACAAACGCAATATACTATACCCTTGCTTATACACTCGGATTTGCCATTCCTTTTTTCTTGATGACGTTCTTCATCAGTAAAATAAATGCAATTGCAAAGTACTCAGAACGGTTTATGAAGATCGGAGGAGCCTTCATGATCTTATTTGGGATCCTGTTGTACACGAACAAAATGACGGATATCACAGTCTTTTTGATACGACTGTATGGGGGTTTTACAGGATTCTAA
- the resA gene encoding thiol-disulfide oxidoreductase ResA produces the protein MRSFWNYAFVIFALGFAIYSSAFKEEGPEVGKEAPNFSLKQLDDDTFKKLSDYRGKAVVLNFWGSWCIPCKTEMPALEKQYERFKEKGLVVIGINIGESPIVVKPFVQSVGATFPIWLDSERIVTQLYRISPIPHTYFIDKDGIIRDQFIGEMTETIMLNKIQKILP, from the coding sequence ATTCGTTCGTTCTGGAATTATGCTTTTGTTATATTTGCGCTAGGGTTTGCGATATACTCGAGTGCCTTTAAAGAAGAGGGACCGGAAGTGGGGAAAGAAGCACCTAACTTCAGCCTAAAGCAACTGGATGATGACACATTTAAAAAGCTCTCCGATTACCGTGGGAAAGCAGTTGTTCTAAATTTTTGGGGATCCTGGTGTATACCCTGCAAAACGGAAATGCCAGCGTTAGAGAAACAATATGAACGATTCAAGGAAAAAGGATTGGTTGTCATTGGCATTAATATTGGAGAATCGCCGATCGTTGTTAAACCATTTGTGCAATCCGTCGGCGCAACATTTCCGATTTGGTTGGATAGCGAACGAATCGTAACCCAGTTATATCGAATTAGCCCAATTCCACACACCTACTTTATTGATAAAGATGGCATCATCCGTGACCAGTTTATCGGAGAAATGACCGAGACAATCATGTTGAACAAAATTCAGAAGATTTTACCTTAA
- a CDS encoding ArsR/SmtB family transcription factor has translation MERGDTCDIFCFDEQKVSRVKEKLNKHYFQDMAQIFKVLADHTRLKVAYALCDEDELCVCDVANIIGSTVATVSHHLRLLRNMGIAKYRKEGKLVFYSLEDEQIKQMLRLAIEHQKEVVGIE, from the coding sequence GTGGAACGTGGAGATACTTGCGATATCTTTTGTTTTGATGAGCAAAAGGTAAGTCGGGTTAAGGAAAAGCTAAACAAACATTATTTTCAGGACATGGCCCAAATCTTTAAGGTGCTTGCAGACCATACGCGCCTAAAAGTGGCTTATGCGCTGTGCGATGAGGATGAACTGTGCGTGTGCGATGTAGCCAATATTATCGGCTCAACCGTGGCGACAGTGTCCCATCATTTACGGCTGTTGCGGAATATGGGTATTGCGAAGTACCGCAAGGAAGGAAAGCTTGTTTTTTATTCACTGGAAGACGAGCAGATTAAACAAATGCTTAGGCTCGCCATTGAGCATCAGAAGGAGGTTGTCGGCATTGAGTAA
- a CDS encoding recombinase family protein — translation MKLGYARVSAKDQNPERQIKKMRELGIEERYIFVDKQSGKDFNRPQYQAMRLIIREGDLLYLDALDRLGRDYDGIIREWKYITRELNADIVVLENETLFDSRKFRSMGDLGKLMEDQFLSLLSYVAEQERKKNKQRQAEGIEVAKNNGVRFGRRKYEINAEFIQVYNEWKSGSITATEGMKRLELKPNTFYRRVKEYENQRKVRVPCAEKSS, via the coding sequence TTGAAGCTGGGGTATGCTCGCGTTTCCGCCAAAGATCAAAATCCCGAACGGCAGATTAAAAAAATGCGTGAACTTGGAATTGAAGAGCGCTATATCTTCGTTGACAAGCAAAGTGGAAAGGACTTTAACCGACCACAGTATCAGGCGATGCGTCTAATCATACGTGAAGGTGATTTGCTGTATCTTGATGCACTGGATCGATTAGGTCGGGATTATGATGGAATCATTCGGGAATGGAAGTATATTACACGTGAGCTTAATGCAGATATTGTGGTACTAGAAAATGAGACTTTGTTCGATAGTAGGAAATTCCGAAGCATGGGTGATCTTGGAAAGCTGATGGAGGACCAATTTTTAAGCCTGCTTTCCTATGTGGCCGAGCAAGAACGTAAAAAAAATAAGCAACGGCAGGCCGAAGGAATAGAAGTGGCAAAGAATAACGGCGTGAGATTCGGACGACGTAAGTACGAGATAAATGCGGAATTTATTCAGGTGTATAATGAGTGGAAATCCGGATCGATTACTGCGACGGAAGGAATGAAGCGTCTTGAATTAAAGCCCAATACGTTTTATCGGCGCGTAAAGGAGTATGAAAATCAAAGAAAGGTGCGAGTACCTTGCGCGGAAAAGAGCTCCTAA
- the lspA gene encoding signal peptidase II yields the protein MVYFWMIIAVCIDQAAKFVVKNYMELGETIPLIQGIFHLTSHRNPGAAWGIMAGQRWLLITIAIVVVAAGSIYAKKITNRMQQFGLGLFLGGALGNVVDRVFYGEVVDFFDIRFINYPIFNTADTAIVIGGVILAVTSWKEDKLKRTTREIE from the coding sequence ATGGTCTATTTTTGGATGATAATCGCGGTATGTATTGATCAAGCAGCAAAGTTTGTAGTTAAAAATTATATGGAGCTAGGGGAAACGATTCCACTTATTCAAGGCATATTCCATCTAACATCCCATCGGAACCCTGGAGCTGCATGGGGGATTATGGCTGGGCAAAGATGGCTTCTTATAACGATTGCTATCGTTGTAGTCGCAGCAGGTTCCATCTATGCAAAAAAGATCACAAATCGAATGCAGCAGTTCGGGCTGGGATTGTTTCTGGGAGGAGCACTCGGAAATGTTGTTGACCGGGTTTTTTACGGAGAAGTCGTCGATTTTTTTGATATCCGTTTTATTAACTACCCGATCTTTAACACCGCGGATACCGCAATCGTTATCGGTGGGGTGATACTCGCAGTGACAAGCTGGAAAGAAGACAAGTTGAAACGGACGACGAGAGAAATCGAATAA
- a CDS encoding heavy metal translocating P-type ATPase — protein MDSKNVYRVEGFTCANCAGKFENNVKQIPGVRDAKVNFGASKITVYGDATIEELEKAGAFENLKVTPEKPVRAATVEVKKEVKEPFYKKYSTLLNATLLLVFGYLSQYVNGEENLITSLLFAASIVMGGFSLFKVGFQNLLRFEFDMKTLMTVAIIGAAIIGEWAEGAIVVILFAISEALERFSMDRARQSIRSLMDIAPKEALVRRNGQEMMIHVDDIAVGDIMIVKPGQKIAMDGVVVSGYSAVNQAAITGESVPVEKTVNDDVFAGTLNEEGLLEVKVTKLVDDTTIAKIIHLVEEAQGERAPSQAFVDKFAKYYTPIIMIVAALVAVIPPLFFDGSWAAWIYQGLSVLVVGCPCALVISTPISIVSAIGNAAKNGVLIKGGVYLEEMGALKAIAFDKTGTLTKGVPVVTDFKVFNNETNESELFSVITALEYRSQHPLASAIMRKAEEENISYSDVSVEDFSSITGKGIKGIVNGTTFYIGNPKLFKELPTVHFSSEQEQLVTTLQNQGKTAMVVGTDSAILAVIAVADEVRESSKDVIQKLHHLGIKKTIMLTGDNKGTATAVGGHVGVSDVQAELLPQEKLDFIKQLRSDYGNVAMVGDGVNDAPALAASTVGIAMGGAGTDTALETADVALMGDDLRKLPFAIKLSRNALSIIKQNITFALAIKLIALLLVIPGWLTLWIAILSDMGATLLVALNGLRLMRVKE, from the coding sequence ATGGACAGCAAAAATGTCTACCGCGTTGAAGGATTCACCTGCGCGAATTGCGCAGGGAAGTTTGAGAATAATGTGAAGCAGATTCCTGGCGTTCGGGATGCAAAAGTGAACTTTGGCGCTTCAAAAATCACCGTGTACGGTGATGCAACGATTGAAGAACTGGAGAAAGCCGGCGCATTTGAAAATCTGAAGGTAACGCCGGAAAAACCCGTACGGGCAGCGACGGTAGAAGTCAAAAAGGAAGTCAAGGAGCCATTCTATAAAAAGTACAGCACGTTACTGAATGCGACGTTATTGCTCGTATTCGGTTATCTTTCCCAGTATGTCAATGGCGAAGAAAACCTGATCACTTCCTTATTATTTGCGGCCTCTATTGTAATGGGGGGATTTTCACTATTTAAAGTTGGTTTCCAAAACTTGCTTCGGTTTGAATTTGACATGAAAACCTTGATGACAGTGGCCATTATTGGAGCCGCGATTATCGGAGAATGGGCAGAAGGCGCGATCGTCGTTATTTTGTTTGCCATTAGTGAAGCCTTGGAACGCTTCTCTATGGATCGTGCGAGACAATCGATTCGCTCCTTAATGGACATCGCTCCAAAAGAAGCTCTTGTAAGACGTAATGGACAAGAGATGATGATCCATGTCGATGATATCGCCGTCGGGGACATTATGATCGTGAAACCCGGTCAAAAGATCGCTATGGACGGTGTGGTTGTAAGTGGATACTCCGCCGTGAATCAAGCTGCTATTACCGGTGAGTCCGTGCCGGTAGAAAAGACGGTCAATGACGATGTCTTTGCCGGCACGTTAAATGAAGAAGGATTGCTTGAAGTTAAGGTAACAAAACTTGTGGATGATACAACCATTGCGAAGATTATTCATCTGGTTGAGGAAGCACAGGGTGAACGTGCTCCTTCACAAGCGTTTGTTGATAAATTTGCGAAATACTACACACCCATCATCATGATAGTTGCCGCTTTAGTTGCGGTTATTCCTCCGCTTTTCTTTGATGGAAGTTGGGCGGCATGGATTTATCAAGGCTTATCTGTACTCGTTGTAGGTTGTCCTTGCGCACTTGTGATATCGACTCCCATTTCCATCGTGTCGGCGATCGGAAATGCGGCCAAAAACGGTGTCCTGATCAAAGGCGGCGTGTATCTCGAAGAAATGGGAGCCTTGAAGGCTATTGCATTTGATAAAACCGGCACGCTCACAAAAGGAGTCCCGGTTGTAACGGATTTCAAGGTGTTTAACAATGAGACAAATGAATCGGAATTGTTTTCCGTCATTACTGCATTAGAGTACCGCTCTCAACATCCTCTCGCGTCAGCGATCATGAGAAAGGCCGAAGAGGAAAACATTTCGTACTCTGATGTCAGCGTTGAAGATTTTTCTTCGATTACAGGCAAAGGCATTAAAGGGATTGTCAACGGAACGACGTTTTACATTGGCAATCCAAAACTCTTCAAGGAACTGCCGACAGTTCATTTCAGCAGCGAGCAAGAGCAGTTGGTTACAACCCTTCAAAACCAGGGCAAGACGGCAATGGTTGTCGGAACTGACAGTGCAATTCTCGCGGTGATCGCCGTAGCGGACGAAGTTCGCGAGTCAAGTAAGGACGTTATTCAAAAGCTGCACCATCTGGGTATCAAAAAAACCATTATGCTTACCGGCGATAACAAGGGTACGGCAACTGCCGTCGGCGGACATGTCGGCGTATCGGATGTTCAGGCGGAACTGCTGCCGCAGGAAAAATTGGACTTTATTAAACAATTGAGATCCGATTACGGAAACGTAGCCATGGTCGGGGATGGCGTGAATGATGCCCCTGCACTGGCCGCTTCTACGGTTGGCATCGCCATGGGCGGAGCCGGCACTGACACCGCGCTGGAAACGGCAGATGTGGCTTTGATGGGTGACGATTTAAGGAAACTGCCATTCGCGATAAAACTAAGCCGAAATGCATTGAGCATCATCAAACAAAACATCACCTTTGCGCTCGCGATTAAATTGATTGCTTTGCTGCTCGTTATTCCAGGTTGGCTGACGCTGTGGATTGCCATCCTTTCCGATATGGGCGCAACACTCCTGGTTGCATTAAACGGATTGAGACTCATGCGTGTGAAAGAATAA
- a CDS encoding sulfite exporter TauE/SafE family protein, with protein MSIEWGASFPVLSAIILGIIGAMEPCQLSNNTAAFLLIGKKGATIENLPKREFLFFVFGKIIAYWVLGFCILTFGHSISDTISPLFDWVNKLLGPLFILVGLFLLRVIHFPFKGRGFVTRMLHPLSSRQDSGEAAFAVGVVMALGFCPTMFWLFFGLLVPLMFASSLGVILPVVFALGTAVPLFISIWLLIRLHNHPSANRHSKRWGSIIHRVAGVILILLGIREIVTYWI; from the coding sequence ATGTCCATCGAATGGGGAGCTAGTTTTCCTGTCCTAAGTGCAATTATTCTTGGAATAATCGGGGCAATGGAACCTTGTCAACTTTCGAACAACACGGCAGCTTTTTTGTTGATTGGAAAAAAGGGGGCCACTATTGAAAACCTACCAAAAAGGGAGTTCCTTTTTTTTGTCTTTGGAAAAATAATAGCTTACTGGGTGTTAGGTTTTTGCATCTTAACTTTTGGTCACAGCATCTCTGATACAATTTCTCCCTTATTTGATTGGGTTAACAAATTACTTGGTCCATTATTTATCTTAGTGGGTCTATTTCTGCTCAGAGTTATACACTTCCCTTTCAAAGGGCGTGGCTTTGTAACTCGAATGCTCCATCCTCTCTCCAGCAGGCAAGATAGTGGTGAAGCGGCCTTTGCGGTTGGAGTAGTTATGGCTTTAGGATTTTGTCCAACCATGTTTTGGTTATTTTTCGGTTTATTAGTTCCACTTATGTTTGCCAGTTCCCTTGGCGTCATACTCCCCGTTGTTTTTGCCTTGGGGACCGCAGTTCCCCTTTTCATTTCAATATGGTTATTGATCCGTTTACATAATCATCCCTCCGCCAATCGGCATTCCAAGCGATGGGGGTCAATCATACACCGTGTTGCCGGTGTCATTTTAATCTTGTTAGGGATTCGTGAAATTGTAACCTATTGGATATAG
- a CDS encoding ZIP family metal transporter, producing the protein MSWSVVGFVLLAAAANVVGGLFILFKKHWSKRGINGLMALSAGLLLSIAIMDLIPEAIEVMPTTPVFVLAGIMALFFFQQFVASHFHFGEETHHHGNEKSAAVGAFFGMMIHTFFDGLSIVASFEVDVRLGVTVLIAILMHKIPDGLTISSIVFAMSRKRGQAVVAALLLGLSTIFGAVVAMMLSHVALPHEQITAIAIAFTAGIFLYVAGTDLLPVVNAAEDRPIASLFFLGIFLYFLLQWGFHLLAPTLH; encoded by the coding sequence TTGAGCTGGAGTGTAGTCGGTTTTGTTCTCCTCGCCGCTGCTGCAAATGTAGTCGGTGGGTTATTCATCTTATTTAAAAAACACTGGTCAAAACGAGGCATCAATGGTTTGATGGCGCTGAGTGCAGGGTTACTCCTTTCAATTGCGATCATGGATTTAATCCCCGAGGCAATTGAAGTAATGCCAACAACGCCGGTTTTTGTTTTGGCAGGAATTATGGCATTGTTTTTCTTTCAGCAGTTTGTAGCGTCCCACTTCCATTTCGGTGAAGAAACGCATCATCATGGTAACGAGAAAAGTGCTGCCGTAGGAGCATTTTTTGGCATGATGATTCATACCTTCTTTGACGGGTTATCCATCGTTGCCAGTTTTGAAGTGGACGTTCGGTTAGGTGTAACAGTGTTAATTGCAATTCTGATGCATAAAATTCCTGATGGTTTAACCATTTCATCCATCGTTTTTGCTATGTCAAGAAAGCGGGGACAGGCAGTAGTTGCAGCGCTTCTGTTAGGTCTTTCAACCATTTTCGGTGCCGTCGTTGCGATGATGCTCTCGCACGTCGCTTTGCCGCATGAACAAATTACGGCAATCGCGATTGCTTTTACTGCGGGCATTTTTCTTTACGTAGCGGGAACAGATTTACTACCTGTTGTGAACGCAGCGGAAGATAGACCGATCGCTTCCTTGTTCTTTTTGGGGATATTCTTGTATTTTCTTCTTCAGTGGGGTTTTCATCTGTTAGCTCCAACGCTGCATTAG
- a CDS encoding class I SAM-dependent methyltransferase — protein MKKGEDRRNDFIPALRFHWLTSIYDPILRWTMRESSFKNRLIQQIQLRSGQRVLDLGCGTGTLTLLIKQANPNTEVFGLDADPKVLEIARGKNASVGMDIIFDQGMSFELPYPDHSFDRVVSCLMFHHLSHESKKATLDEIYRVLKPDGELHLADWGKPHNQLMRIAFLSIQILDGFTTTKDNVEGLLPKLIKHSGFNVVKETSRFMTIYGTLSLYHAKKIK, from the coding sequence ATGAAAAAAGGGGAAGATAGGCGAAATGATTTTATCCCTGCTCTACGATTTCATTGGCTTACATCGATTTATGATCCGATTCTTCGCTGGACAATGCGGGAATCTTCCTTTAAAAACCGACTCATCCAACAAATTCAACTCAGATCTGGACAACGTGTACTTGATCTTGGATGTGGAACCGGTACGCTAACTCTACTCATAAAACAAGCGAATCCGAACACGGAAGTGTTCGGATTGGATGCTGATCCAAAAGTTCTCGAAATTGCCAGGGGAAAAAACGCCAGTGTGGGAATGGACATCATTTTTGATCAAGGAATGTCTTTTGAGCTACCGTATCCGGATCATTCATTTGATCGAGTTGTTTCATGCCTAATGTTTCACCATTTATCCCACGAAAGTAAAAAAGCAACACTAGATGAGATTTACCGTGTTTTAAAGCCAGATGGTGAACTTCATCTAGCGGATTGGGGAAAGCCTCACAATCAACTCATGCGTATAGCCTTCTTGTCCATTCAAATCCTTGATGGATTTACTACCACCAAAGATAACGTAGAGGGTTTATTGCCAAAACTTATCAAGCATTCAGGATTTAACGTCGTTAAAGAAACTTCTAGATTCATGACGATTTATGGAACCTTGTCCCTTTATCATGCCAAGAAGATCAAATAA